The following are encoded in a window of Geobacter metallireducens GS-15 genomic DNA:
- a CDS encoding SDR family NAD(P)-dependent oxidoreductase, with product MSLDIFNLEGKVAIVTGGSRGFGKAIALGLAQAGADVVVASRTQADLDAVAEEIRALGRKSLAVATDMLDRGSIENLAAKTMEAFGKIDILVNNAGQGWTVPFLKWTDEQWDQILDVNLKGYFLCTQIVGQHMFKAKAGRVINISSAMGSYPLPYMVPYAASKGGINAMTKCLAQEWATRGITVNAIAPSYFSTDINKDAMEDEATTKLIMSKTPVNRWGNVEELVGLVIYLSSNASSFMTGAVLPLDGGWSAG from the coding sequence ATGAGTCTGGACATATTCAATCTGGAGGGGAAGGTTGCCATAGTAACCGGAGGGAGCCGTGGTTTCGGCAAAGCCATTGCCCTGGGGCTCGCTCAGGCGGGCGCCGACGTGGTCGTTGCCAGTCGTACCCAGGCCGACCTGGATGCAGTGGCCGAGGAGATAAGAGCTCTGGGGCGCAAATCGCTTGCCGTCGCTACTGACATGCTCGACCGGGGATCGATTGAAAACCTGGCGGCAAAGACGATGGAGGCGTTCGGCAAGATCGACATCCTCGTCAACAACGCGGGACAGGGGTGGACGGTGCCGTTCCTGAAATGGACCGATGAGCAGTGGGACCAGATCCTGGATGTTAACCTCAAGGGTTATTTCCTCTGTACCCAGATCGTCGGCCAGCACATGTTCAAGGCAAAAGCCGGGCGAGTGATCAATATCTCCTCGGCCATGGGGAGTTATCCGCTTCCCTACATGGTTCCCTACGCCGCTTCCAAGGGGGGGATCAACGCCATGACCAAATGTCTGGCGCAGGAATGGGCGACACGCGGTATTACGGTGAATGCCATCGCACCATCCTACTTTTCCACTGACATCAACAAGGATGCCATGGAGGATGAGGCGACCACCAAGCTGATCATGTCCAAGACACCGGTGAACCGCTGGGGGAATGTGGAGGAACTGGTCGGTCTCGTTATCTACCTTTCGTCCAATGCATCGAGTTTCATGACCGGTGCGGTACTGCCGCTGGATGGAGGGTGGTCGGCCGGCTAG
- the meaB gene encoding methylmalonyl Co-A mutase-associated GTPase MeaB, whose protein sequence is MKTLDRSISRLISLLERRNPEGIEELKGLYCKCGRAHVIGITGPPGAGKSCLVAALVREIRRRGKTVGVLAVDPSSPFSDGAILGDRARMTEFSGDNGVFIRSFSARGASGGLAPVINDAVDVLDAFGKEVIIVETVGVGQVEMDIAKIAHTVVLTLVPGYGDSLQAMKAGILEIGDILVVNKSDQPGADGAVNDLSFEMPVTYGGKEFQCANIKADQWGVPIAKVSALKGDGVEDLVTVIFEHLMFITERNIFTGICQKRRSRQFLDILTQQVRDRFLETLKTDRDLQKWINKIENLKLDPYSASEQVVDLVEKARILADNGTTPRNNR, encoded by the coding sequence TTGAAAACCCTGGACAGATCCATTTCCCGGCTGATCTCCCTGCTCGAACGGCGGAATCCGGAAGGGATCGAGGAGTTGAAAGGTCTCTACTGCAAATGCGGCAGAGCTCATGTCATCGGGATAACCGGACCACCGGGGGCAGGGAAAAGTTGCCTGGTTGCAGCACTCGTCAGGGAGATAAGAAGGCGCGGAAAAACAGTAGGTGTTCTGGCAGTCGATCCATCCAGCCCGTTTAGCGACGGAGCAATCCTTGGCGACCGTGCCAGGATGACAGAGTTCTCAGGCGACAACGGGGTATTTATTCGTTCTTTCTCAGCTCGAGGCGCCAGCGGTGGGTTGGCACCAGTGATCAACGATGCGGTCGATGTGCTCGATGCCTTTGGCAAGGAGGTCATCATTGTTGAAACCGTGGGGGTCGGTCAGGTGGAGATGGATATTGCCAAGATTGCCCATACGGTGGTTCTGACCCTGGTTCCGGGATACGGGGATTCCCTCCAGGCGATGAAGGCCGGAATCCTGGAGATCGGCGATATCCTGGTGGTGAATAAGTCTGATCAGCCGGGTGCGGATGGAGCGGTAAACGATTTAAGTTTCGAGATGCCGGTCACCTATGGGGGGAAAGAGTTTCAGTGTGCAAACATCAAGGCCGATCAATGGGGAGTACCGATTGCCAAAGTGTCTGCGTTGAAGGGAGATGGAGTAGAAGACCTTGTAACGGTGATTTTTGAGCACCTGATGTTTATAACGGAACGGAATATTTTTACCGGCATATGTCAAAAACGAAGAAGCAGGCAATTTCTGGACATTCTTACACAGCAGGTGAGGGACAGATTCTTGGAAACATTGAAAACAGATAGGGATCTGCAGAAGTGGATCAACAAAATAGAGAATCTGAAACTTGATCCATACAGTGCATCTGAACAGGTTGTTGATCTCGTTGAAAAAGCGAGAATCCTTGCAGACAATGGCACGACGCCACGGAACAACAGATAG
- a CDS encoding 3-hydroxyacyl-CoA dehydrogenase family protein, with protein MGDIKKVAILGAGMMGSDIALSCALAGYDVLLKEVSLDLAAAGVERIRGSLAKWSEKGRLAVDAEQQKSAVARITPVDNFSGFGDVDLVIEAIFEDLDVKSQNFRQLEEVCKPSCIIASNTSSLPITKLGACFSSAERKSRFVGMHFFSPAAIMKLVEVVNGEDTSAETVETACAFCTSIGKEPIKVNDCAGFVVNRILGAINDEAIRLLEENVASAADIDKACQLGLGHPVGPFALMDQISNELNLKIARIFHGIYGDRFLPRPALVRKVDAGHFGRKTGKGWFDYSKK; from the coding sequence ATGGGTGACATAAAAAAGGTGGCAATACTGGGTGCAGGGATGATGGGAAGCGATATCGCTCTTAGCTGTGCCCTGGCGGGGTATGACGTGCTCCTGAAAGAAGTGAGTCTTGATCTTGCCGCAGCTGGCGTGGAACGGATCAGGGGGAGTCTGGCAAAGTGGTCGGAGAAGGGGCGCCTTGCGGTTGACGCTGAGCAGCAGAAAAGTGCCGTAGCCAGGATAACCCCCGTTGACAATTTCAGCGGATTCGGCGATGTGGATCTCGTCATCGAGGCAATCTTCGAGGATCTCGACGTGAAATCCCAGAATTTCAGGCAATTGGAAGAGGTGTGCAAGCCTTCGTGCATCATCGCCTCCAATACCTCTTCCCTCCCCATCACGAAACTCGGGGCGTGTTTCAGTTCCGCCGAAAGGAAGTCGCGCTTCGTGGGGATGCACTTCTTCTCGCCAGCCGCCATCATGAAGCTGGTCGAGGTCGTCAATGGCGAGGATACCTCGGCGGAAACGGTGGAGACCGCGTGTGCGTTTTGTACCAGTATCGGCAAAGAGCCGATAAAGGTGAACGACTGTGCCGGTTTCGTCGTCAACAGGATCCTGGGCGCCATCAACGATGAGGCGATCCGGCTCCTTGAAGAGAATGTGGCCTCGGCGGCAGACATCGACAAGGCCTGCCAACTAGGTCTTGGTCATCCGGTCGGGCCCTTTGCCTTGATGGACCAGATCAGCAATGAACTGAACCTGAAGATCGCCCGCATTTTCCACGGGATTTACGGTGACAGGTTCCTGCCGCGGCCAGCCCTGGTCCGGAAGGTGGACGCTGGTCATTTTGGGCGCAAGACGGGTAAGGGATGGTTTGATTACAGCAAAAAATAG
- a CDS encoding enoyl-CoA hydratase/isomerase family protein produces the protein MSFETIILDKKDGIATITFNRPKVFNAYSEQMSQELKAAVADVGSDTSLRVLVLKGSGENFLAGADINMLNSWSKISAEQGWEKVKEILDHHFSPTSLEKIPLPVIAAVDGMAWGMGSEIALGCDFRICTTRASFAQPEINLGIITGGGASQRLPRIVGKAKAMEMILTGKPINAADACKWGLVNEVVEPEGLDAAVARLAKAIMGKSPLMVKWAKDCVNLVLDHDLLSGIDKELTQFAKTFATQDSKEGTAAFLEKRKANFTGA, from the coding sequence ATGTCTTTTGAGACTATCATTCTGGACAAGAAAGATGGCATTGCCACCATAACGTTTAACCGTCCCAAGGTATTCAACGCCTACAGCGAGCAGATGTCTCAGGAGTTGAAGGCTGCCGTGGCGGATGTCGGATCCGATACTTCACTGCGTGTTCTCGTTCTTAAAGGGAGTGGTGAAAACTTCCTCGCCGGCGCGGACATAAACATGCTCAATTCCTGGTCAAAGATCTCTGCGGAGCAGGGCTGGGAAAAGGTTAAGGAGATCCTTGACCATCATTTCAGCCCAACGTCGCTGGAAAAAATTCCTCTGCCGGTCATTGCGGCAGTAGATGGCATGGCTTGGGGGATGGGGAGCGAGATAGCGCTGGGGTGCGATTTCCGGATATGTACGACGCGGGCGTCATTTGCCCAGCCTGAAATCAACCTTGGGATCATCACCGGCGGAGGGGCGAGCCAGCGGCTTCCCAGGATCGTCGGTAAGGCAAAGGCGATGGAGATGATCCTGACCGGAAAGCCGATTAATGCGGCCGATGCCTGCAAATGGGGGTTGGTGAATGAGGTTGTCGAGCCTGAAGGACTCGATGCTGCGGTTGCACGGCTTGCCAAGGCGATCATGGGGAAAAGCCCCCTGATGGTTAAATGGGCGAAGGATTGTGTCAACCTGGTGCTGGACCACGATCTTTTATCCGGCATTGACAAGGAGTTGACCCAGTTTGCCAAGACCTTTGCAACGCAGGATTCAAAGGAAGGGACCGCCGCATTTCTGGAAAAACGGAAGGCGAATTTCACGGGAGCATAA
- a CDS encoding methylmalonyl-CoA mutase family protein, whose amino-acid sequence MSSPVANENFSKVKEDWEKARAKYVAKLKQRENLSGIPLKTVYTQEDIQGLDLATMPGVYPYTRGLYPDGYALTPWMQQMVFGYGTVEETRKKMETLVAQGMEGYFGNKVFNMVLDIPSMYGIDSDHPEAEGNVGQCGVTLCTVEDYDDLIQGWDLNTTNFSLITGDNCLPALALITAAAIRRGEEPGVLHGNSMNWYPRTAVQDIPSWEPKNGYLLMTDLIRYCSNNIPAWNTANLFMYGLSEAGATPVQELAYGLAWGKSIIDACKERGLEPDSFVGRMGFQIGIQMNFFEEVAKLRAHRRMWAKITRDAGCTKPQCMHARVHVHTSGNVLTAQQPLNNTARITMQLMAAVMGGVQSIHSCSYDETIGIPTELSHRTALRSQQIMMWESGLPDVADPLAGSYYIEALTDQMEQAAWKIYNELEEQGGYRQGLADGSIKRAIDNSAYATKVKIKSGKQPVVGLNKYVMDRKDNYEPFKVDTALEVKALERLKAFKAKRNQGDVDKALATVKNACLELRDGQGELMPVLVEAALKGATNGEMCQVMRDVFGWVVTE is encoded by the coding sequence ATGAGTAGTCCTGTTGCTAATGAAAATTTTTCCAAGGTGAAAGAGGATTGGGAGAAAGCCCGGGCAAAATACGTTGCCAAGCTGAAGCAACGGGAAAACCTGTCGGGCATCCCCCTGAAAACGGTCTATACCCAGGAAGACATCCAGGGGCTTGACCTGGCAACCATGCCCGGGGTTTACCCCTATACCCGCGGCCTCTACCCCGACGGTTACGCCCTGACCCCCTGGATGCAGCAGATGGTTTTCGGTTACGGGACAGTCGAGGAAACCAGGAAGAAGATGGAGACCCTGGTTGCCCAAGGGATGGAGGGGTATTTCGGCAACAAGGTGTTCAACATGGTACTGGATATCCCGTCCATGTACGGCATCGATTCCGACCATCCCGAGGCCGAAGGCAACGTCGGGCAATGCGGCGTCACCCTCTGTACCGTGGAAGACTATGATGACCTTATCCAGGGGTGGGATCTCAACACGACTAATTTTTCGCTGATAACCGGCGATAACTGTCTCCCCGCCCTGGCACTGATAACGGCAGCCGCAATCCGGCGCGGCGAGGAACCCGGGGTTCTTCATGGCAACTCCATGAACTGGTATCCGCGGACCGCTGTTCAGGACATCCCTTCATGGGAGCCGAAAAATGGCTATCTGCTTATGACCGACCTTATCAGGTACTGTTCCAACAATATCCCCGCCTGGAACACGGCCAACCTGTTCATGTACGGATTGTCAGAGGCTGGTGCCACGCCGGTCCAGGAACTGGCGTATGGTTTGGCCTGGGGCAAGTCGATTATCGATGCCTGTAAGGAGCGTGGGCTTGAACCGGACAGTTTTGTTGGGCGCATGGGTTTCCAGATCGGCATCCAGATGAATTTCTTCGAGGAGGTCGCCAAGCTGCGGGCCCATCGGCGGATGTGGGCGAAAATAACCAGAGACGCCGGCTGCACCAAGCCCCAGTGCATGCATGCCCGGGTGCATGTCCATACCAGTGGCAATGTGCTGACCGCCCAGCAACCTCTCAACAACACGGCGCGCATCACCATGCAACTCATGGCGGCAGTCATGGGGGGGGTACAGTCGATACATTCCTGCTCCTACGACGAAACGATTGGCATCCCGACGGAACTGTCGCACCGGACAGCCTTACGCTCCCAGCAGATCATGATGTGGGAGAGCGGGTTGCCGGATGTGGCAGATCCCCTGGCAGGGTCCTATTACATTGAAGCATTAACCGATCAGATGGAGCAGGCTGCCTGGAAGATATACAACGAACTGGAAGAGCAGGGAGGCTATAGGCAAGGTCTCGCTGACGGCAGCATCAAGCGGGCCATCGACAACAGCGCCTATGCAACCAAGGTCAAGATCAAGAGCGGCAAACAACCGGTGGTGGGCCTTAACAAGTATGTCATGGACAGAAAAGACAACTATGAACCATTCAAGGTTGACACCGCTCTGGAAGTGAAGGCACTGGAAAGGTTGAAGGCGTTCAAGGCCAAACGGAACCAGGGGGATGTGGACAAGGCCCTGGCAACGGTGAAGAATGCCTGTCTGGAACTGCGGGATGGCCAGGGTGAATTGATGCCGGTTCTGGTGGAAGCTGCGCTGAAGGGGGCTACGAACGGCGAGATGTGCCAGGTGATGCGGGATGTGTTCGGTTGGGTAGTGACGGAATAG
- a CDS encoding enoyl-CoA hydratase/isomerase family protein, which translates to MKYTVFKVERKKNYGIITFNRPDKFNAANAQIFKELAAAVRELDADKKVGCIVLTGQTFKHPKKGTDYPVFSAGADVEQFATVGKVEAGFDFIKLCFEPFKAIELAETPIIAAVNGAAFGFGFEISGCCDMVFAAKSAKFALKEINHGAIPAWCITRGLEKYGKNVAAYLCFSAKELDADEAQRLGIVVDVYEDNELLPRCEELAERIAEKSHVAKTFIKTLLNRKAVEGYQEAERFMPTVFATQYMQGAFARFLGGETKNVK; encoded by the coding sequence ATGAAGTATACCGTTTTCAAGGTTGAAAGGAAGAAAAACTACGGCATCATTACCTTCAACCGTCCGGACAAGTTCAATGCCGCCAATGCCCAGATTTTCAAGGAACTGGCTGCTGCAGTGCGGGAACTTGACGCGGACAAGAAGGTAGGCTGCATCGTCCTGACGGGCCAGACCTTCAAGCATCCGAAAAAAGGGACCGATTATCCGGTGTTTTCCGCAGGGGCCGATGTGGAGCAGTTTGCAACTGTTGGCAAGGTTGAAGCTGGTTTTGATTTCATCAAGCTCTGTTTTGAGCCATTCAAGGCCATTGAACTTGCTGAAACGCCGATCATTGCAGCCGTGAATGGTGCGGCATTCGGTTTTGGCTTCGAAATTTCCGGTTGCTGCGATATGGTCTTTGCCGCCAAGAGCGCCAAGTTTGCCCTCAAGGAAATAAATCATGGCGCCATTCCTGCCTGGTGTATTACCCGCGGTCTGGAAAAGTACGGTAAGAATGTGGCCGCCTACCTCTGTTTCTCGGCAAAAGAACTGGATGCCGATGAAGCGCAGCGTCTCGGTATTGTGGTGGATGTCTATGAAGACAACGAACTCCTTCCCCGATGCGAAGAGCTTGCCGAGCGTATCGCTGAAAAAAGCCATGTTGCCAAGACCTTTATCAAGACACTGCTGAACCGGAAAGCAGTTGAAGGATATCAGGAGGCAGAACGATTCATGCCGACGGTCTTTGCCACGCAGTACATGCAGGGTGCCTTTGCACGGTTCCTTGGTGGCGAGACGAAGAACGTCAAATAG
- a CDS encoding CoA-transferase has translation MGKKIELTSKIGQLSDIGRFITPGAFVAFGGGWSCNKPMAVIREIARQNITNLKVMSIVGGWEMEWLLGAGCVDHLVFSFLSLEFFGLPANFRRVAERQLVKLTEIEGCSMIKGLEAARLGLPFAPFMGPKGSDIVKEAPELYKTVACPFTGKELTAIQAIVPDVAVIHAQRADEQGNVQIFGTSASDLDMAMAAKKTIVTVEEIVSGDQIRADKTATKLFRTDVDMVIHVPFGASPCSSIPYYSAHLLQMNRDVQGLNPKTAKEYIAATVGKNEDEYWAKAGGDAAKKKLQSLARQTTRVEWPQKLVNDKAEEYEVADQMVTSLARTIDDGDTTVLGSFTPLAYAAYNLAKLTTAPNSFMVGYSGVDAYPFQMGFHTSEAACIGNSAGLWSMTECIEALHFRGTGDVEAVSSAQMDANGDINISWLPMPVMDAEGKPTGEFNARGLRLPGGAGAPVVFGLHRKSVAYFPNHSKQIFVPKVNYITGTRVYLNDEERLAQGLQPGPMIVVTNLCVMEMRERGKWKIVSLHKGVTPEDVVKNTGFPVEIAADCPVTEPPTKQEQELIGKIDPKGIRRLDFMSGKERAVKLPDILQEEWDSV, from the coding sequence ATGGGCAAAAAGATAGAACTTACATCAAAGATCGGGCAGCTTTCTGACATCGGCAGATTCATCACACCAGGGGCGTTTGTCGCTTTTGGCGGTGGCTGGAGCTGCAACAAGCCGATGGCTGTTATCCGTGAGATAGCCCGTCAGAATATAACCAACCTCAAGGTAATGTCGATTGTCGGCGGTTGGGAGATGGAATGGCTGCTGGGTGCCGGGTGCGTCGATCACCTGGTCTTCAGTTTCCTCAGCCTCGAGTTTTTCGGGCTTCCGGCCAATTTCCGACGCGTCGCTGAGAGACAGTTGGTAAAATTGACCGAGATCGAAGGGTGCAGCATGATTAAGGGTCTTGAAGCCGCGCGTCTTGGCCTCCCCTTTGCTCCCTTCATGGGGCCCAAGGGGTCGGATATCGTCAAGGAGGCGCCGGAGCTATACAAGACCGTCGCCTGTCCCTTTACCGGCAAGGAGCTGACCGCCATCCAGGCTATTGTGCCTGATGTGGCGGTGATCCATGCCCAGCGCGCCGACGAGCAGGGTAACGTCCAGATCTTCGGCACATCGGCCTCCGACCTTGACATGGCCATGGCCGCAAAGAAGACGATAGTCACGGTAGAGGAGATCGTCTCGGGAGACCAGATCCGGGCTGACAAAACTGCCACCAAGCTCTTCCGCACCGATGTCGACATGGTCATTCATGTCCCCTTCGGTGCCAGTCCCTGTAGTTCCATACCGTATTACTCTGCCCACCTCCTTCAGATGAACCGGGATGTGCAGGGGCTCAATCCGAAAACGGCCAAAGAGTATATCGCCGCAACGGTCGGAAAGAATGAGGACGAGTATTGGGCGAAGGCTGGCGGCGATGCCGCCAAGAAAAAGCTGCAATCCCTCGCACGGCAGACAACCCGTGTTGAATGGCCCCAGAAGCTGGTTAACGATAAAGCCGAAGAGTATGAGGTCGCCGACCAGATGGTCACCAGCCTGGCCCGTACCATTGACGACGGGGATACGACGGTGCTCGGCTCATTCACCCCCCTGGCATACGCTGCCTACAACCTGGCAAAACTGACCACGGCCCCCAACTCGTTCATGGTCGGCTACAGCGGCGTGGATGCCTATCCGTTCCAGATGGGGTTCCATACATCGGAAGCGGCCTGTATCGGCAACTCGGCGGGACTCTGGTCCATGACCGAATGCATCGAGGCCCTCCATTTCCGGGGTACCGGCGACGTGGAGGCGGTGTCGAGCGCCCAGATGGATGCCAACGGCGACATCAACATCTCCTGGCTGCCGATGCCGGTCATGGATGCCGAGGGGAAGCCAACCGGCGAATTCAATGCCAGGGGACTCAGGCTCCCCGGCGGGGCCGGTGCGCCGGTCGTCTTCGGACTGCACCGCAAGTCGGTTGCCTACTTTCCCAACCACTCGAAACAGATTTTTGTCCCCAAGGTGAATTATATAACTGGCACGCGGGTCTACCTGAACGATGAAGAGCGGTTGGCCCAGGGACTGCAGCCGGGACCGATGATCGTGGTGACCAACCTGTGCGTCATGGAAATGAGGGAACGTGGCAAGTGGAAGATCGTCTCCCTTCATAAAGGGGTTACACCGGAAGATGTGGTCAAAAACACCGGCTTTCCCGTGGAAATCGCGGCCGATTGCCCGGTCACGGAGCCTCCGACCAAGCAGGAACAGGAATTGATCGGCAAGATCGATCCCAAGGGGATTCGCCGGCTCGATTTCATGAGTGGAAAGGAACGGGCCGTCAAGCTTCCCGATATCCTTCAAGAGGAATGGGATTCAGTGTAG
- a CDS encoding FAD-dependent oxidoreductase yields the protein MKLFEPLTIRGMTVKNRIVMSSMGVGLGYSNKRVIDFYVERAKGGVGTIIVGAGIPDLFMNNDVWDKPGGVETFIKRLKSLTAAVNDAGAKIGIQFIYGNRYPLGLDLTSGELAAPSARVEPNPSRHAFVKPGEQLRELTLTEISSIIDKIAKAAAGAREAGFNFVELHNGHGMLHCQFFSPTTNQRTDQYGGDPQRRMAFGIETVRAMRNAVGEDFPLFVRHGVVDAVPDGASLAEGVAFAVELEKAGADVLNVSLATPPICGGYVPTGADPVATHVHLAEAVKRAVGIPVIGVGRIKTPDVAESILAQGKVDLVAIGRQLFADPHWPLKAAEGRIAEIVPCIDCHECYERATAGEGVECTVNYAAGREDERRIRPAERKRRVLVVGGGPAGMEAARIAAMRGHDVTLQERSRQLGGAMLLQAMVPSKAEVEKLTACQTAQVSNEGVRLMLGQPAGPGHLGIDGTDVVVVAIGAKPIKPDIPGINRENVVSSGAIRLMMSGISGPGAGTIRTGWRGQLIRFGGSFLDRPLSLSLRKRLAGLGIPVMFGKSVAIMGGGMMACQLADMLAEHGREVAIVTQDEELAADMVSTLRFKLMNRLSQQRVTIVRGIAGFEEVTERGLVIRDAGGNRMTIPAATVVPMLGFTNDSEAVEALRRQIPELFAAGDCSEPLNLLHAIHDGGRIGREI from the coding sequence ATGAAGCTTTTTGAACCGCTTACAATACGCGGCATGACCGTAAAGAACAGAATCGTCATGTCATCCATGGGGGTAGGGCTCGGTTATTCAAACAAGCGGGTAATCGATTTCTACGTGGAACGAGCTAAAGGAGGCGTTGGCACTATCATCGTCGGTGCAGGAATTCCGGACCTGTTCATGAATAATGATGTATGGGACAAGCCGGGCGGCGTAGAGACCTTCATCAAGCGCCTGAAGTCGCTTACGGCTGCGGTGAATGATGCTGGTGCCAAGATTGGCATCCAGTTCATCTACGGTAACCGTTATCCTCTCGGTCTGGATTTGACCAGCGGCGAGCTAGCCGCCCCTTCCGCCAGGGTTGAGCCCAATCCATCCCGTCACGCCTTTGTAAAACCGGGCGAGCAGTTACGCGAACTTACCTTGACGGAAATCTCGTCCATCATCGACAAGATCGCCAAGGCCGCGGCCGGCGCCAGGGAAGCAGGATTCAATTTCGTGGAGCTGCACAATGGACACGGCATGCTCCATTGCCAGTTTTTTTCTCCTACCACCAATCAGCGCACGGACCAGTATGGCGGCGACCCGCAGAGACGCATGGCATTCGGGATTGAAACCGTGCGCGCCATGCGTAATGCAGTAGGTGAAGATTTCCCCCTCTTTGTCCGACACGGTGTGGTAGATGCGGTGCCGGACGGAGCAAGCCTGGCAGAAGGCGTAGCCTTTGCCGTTGAGTTGGAGAAGGCCGGTGCCGATGTGCTGAACGTGTCTCTGGCTACCCCCCCTATTTGCGGCGGCTATGTGCCGACCGGCGCTGACCCGGTGGCGACCCATGTCCATCTCGCAGAGGCGGTTAAACGGGCTGTCGGCATCCCGGTTATCGGGGTCGGGAGGATCAAGACCCCTGACGTTGCCGAATCCATTCTGGCCCAGGGAAAGGTTGACCTGGTTGCCATCGGTCGCCAGCTATTCGCCGATCCCCACTGGCCGCTGAAAGCAGCCGAAGGACGTATCGCCGAGATCGTGCCGTGCATTGACTGCCATGAGTGTTATGAGCGGGCAACCGCGGGGGAGGGTGTGGAGTGTACGGTCAACTATGCTGCCGGCCGGGAAGACGAAAGGAGGATCAGGCCCGCTGAAAGGAAAAGGCGGGTTCTTGTGGTGGGGGGGGGGCCGGCAGGTATGGAAGCTGCCCGGATTGCAGCCATGCGGGGGCATGATGTGACGTTGCAGGAAAGGAGCAGACAGTTGGGCGGCGCCATGCTGTTACAGGCCATGGTTCCCTCAAAGGCGGAAGTGGAAAAACTGACGGCGTGTCAAACCGCCCAGGTCTCAAATGAAGGGGTTCGCCTCATGCTCGGGCAGCCGGCCGGGCCTGGGCATTTGGGTATCGATGGGACGGATGTCGTTGTTGTCGCCATAGGAGCGAAACCGATCAAACCTGACATTCCGGGTATAAACAGGGAGAATGTCGTCAGCAGTGGTGCCATTCGCCTCATGATGTCCGGTATTTCCGGCCCTGGCGCCGGGACGATCCGGACCGGTTGGCGCGGCCAACTCATCCGGTTTGGCGGGAGTTTTCTCGACAGACCCCTGTCGCTCTCCCTGCGCAAGCGGCTGGCGGGACTCGGCATTCCCGTCATGTTCGGCAAGAGTGTTGCCATCATGGGGGGGGGGATGATGGCCTGCCAACTTGCGGATATGCTGGCTGAACATGGCCGGGAAGTGGCCATCGTGACGCAGGATGAAGAATTGGCTGCGGATATGGTCTCCACCCTCAGATTCAAGCTGATGAACAGGCTGTCACAACAGCGTGTGACCATTGTCAGGGGTATTGCCGGATTTGAGGAAGTGACGGAGCGTGGTCTGGTCATCCGTGATGCCGGTGGAAACAGGATGACGATCCCTGCCGCTACCGTCGTACCGATGCTCGGTTTCACGAATGACAGTGAAGCGGTAGAGGCGCTGCGCCGGCAGATACCGGAGCTCTTTGCAGCCGGTGATTGCTCCGAGCCGCTCAACCTCCTCCATGCCATTCATGACGGCGGCAGGATCGGACGAGAGATCTAG
- a CDS encoding cobalamin B12-binding domain-containing protein, with the protein MSNQHIKVLLAKKKIDVHGRASKLIARELRDAGMEVVYFRFGTVDDIVTAAIQEDVNVIALSIMTSGHMLIAKKLIPALKANGMTDVLVIIGGIIPEVDFEELEKIGIHKCFISGLPGETVAEYIKENVGKVSLR; encoded by the coding sequence ATGTCCAATCAACACATAAAAGTACTATTGGCAAAGAAAAAAATCGACGTCCATGGTCGCGCTAGCAAGCTGATCGCGCGAGAACTGCGGGATGCGGGCATGGAGGTGGTCTATTTCCGCTTCGGCACGGTTGACGACATCGTCACGGCGGCGATCCAGGAAGATGTTAACGTGATTGCGCTCAGCATCATGACGAGCGGACACATGCTGATTGCCAAGAAGCTGATCCCTGCTCTCAAGGCAAACGGTATGACTGATGTCCTGGTGATAATCGGTGGCATTATCCCCGAGGTGGATTTCGAAGAACTGGAGAAGATCGGCATTCACAAATGCTTCATTTCCGGCCTGCCGGGAGAAACCGTTGCCGAATACATCAAGGAAAATGTGGGCAAGGTCAGCTTGCGCTAG